A stretch of the Nicotiana tabacum cultivar K326 chromosome 6, ASM71507v2, whole genome shotgun sequence genome encodes the following:
- the LOC142181553 gene encoding uncharacterized protein LOC142181553, with protein sequence MEFTREELYTVPIWIRLPGLDFKYWSTKGLSKMGSLVGKPLMIDNNTKKKTGLNFSRVLIEVEMEAQLPNNVWFKNEKGALIEQKVIYDWKPGLCKFWEKEAETKNAKAQQAATTSNLASKTRKQQQQSEENVKSPKQMNGKIKSKINDGWITPMHTMYAFNNMEERKELWNYLNITCQGCQETWIIMGDFNAVLRLDDKVGGLPITVGETRAFQECVDTCGLIEMSQHGNMYSWNERSGDQRIFSKIDWAFVNSDWLDRMPKYNAIFLPARVTDHCPISVHLVNAPLPRKRPFKFCNIWSQHPKFLEIVKEGWDSQIEGCVMLQVVRKLELLKRKLKRLKQGDIRTLVDEVNGLREELQQI encoded by the exons ATGGAGTTCACGCGTGAGGAGCTATACACAGTGCCTATATGGATACGATTGCCAGGATTGGATTTTAAATACTGGAGCACTAAAGGGCTGAGTAAAATGGGAAGTTTAGTAGGGAAGCCTCTTATGATTGACAACAACACAAAGAAGAAGACTGGGCTTAATTTTTCTCGCGTGTTGATTGAGGTGGAAATGGAAGCACAACTGCCAAACAATGTTTGGTTCAAGAATGAGAAGGGAGCTTTGATTGAACAGAAGGTTATATATGACTGGAAGCCTGGCTTGTGCAAGTTTT GGGAAAAGGAAGCTGAGACAAAGAATGCTAAGGCACAGCAAGCAGCTACAACTTCTAATCTTGCAAGCAAGACTAGAAAACAACAACAGCAATCAGAGGAGAATGTCAAAAGTCCCAAGCAAATGAATGGAAAAATTAAAAGCAAGATAAATGATGGATGGATCACACCAATGCATACAA TGTATGCTTTCAACAATATGGAGGAAAGGAAAGAGCTCTGGAACTACTTGAATATTACATGCCAAGGGTGTCAAGAAACTTGGATCATCATGGGTGATTTTAATGCGGTGTTGAGATTGGATGACAAAGTAGGAGGTCTTCCTATTACTGTAGGGGAAACTAGAGCGTTTCAGGAGTGTGTAGATACATGTGGTTTAATTGAAATGTCACAACATGGGAACATGTACTCatggaatgaaagaagtggagatCAAAGAATCTTTTCTAAGATTGATTGGGCGTTTGTCAACAGTGATTGGCTGGATAGAATGCCTAAATATAATGCTATTTTCTTGCCCGCAAGAGTAACTGATCACTGTCCTATTAGTGTTCACCTAGTCAATGCTCCATTACCAAGGAAGAGACCTTTTAAGTTTTGTAATATATGGTCACAACATCCTAAATTCCTGGAGATAGTAAAAGAAGGATGGGACAGTCAGATAGAAGGATGTGTTATGTTACAAGTAGTGAGGaagctggaattactgaaaaggaaattaAAGCGATTGAAGCAGGGAGATATTAGAACTCTAGTGGATGAAGTCAATGGCTTGAGGGAAGAACTACAGCAGATATAA